The following are from one region of the Streptomyces sp. NBC_01264 genome:
- a CDS encoding DUF6415 family natural product biosynthesis protein: MNLRSHHLWQVAIGEPPPGALPRAHAEPGWQRVRPAMPSRNLAAAVTETVTLVLGEESPLPESEQDVVDLVQRLRGHVMQLGAVALPGPALDHAREISGGDLPDGYVPSRVYLRQLAEATQDLVRAANSPPQCEERRALGPGRWKVRRPSRNALRGMVFAVAVAILIIVSSLPRQ, encoded by the coding sequence ATGAACTTACGGAGTCACCACCTGTGGCAGGTCGCGATCGGCGAGCCGCCGCCGGGTGCGCTCCCCCGAGCCCACGCAGAGCCCGGGTGGCAGCGTGTCCGTCCGGCGATGCCCTCCCGCAACCTCGCTGCGGCGGTGACCGAGACCGTCACCCTGGTGCTCGGCGAGGAGTCCCCCCTGCCGGAGAGCGAGCAGGACGTCGTCGACCTCGTACAACGTCTCCGCGGGCACGTCATGCAGCTCGGCGCTGTTGCCCTCCCCGGGCCCGCGCTGGACCACGCAAGGGAGATCAGCGGGGGCGACCTCCCGGACGGCTACGTTCCGTCGCGGGTCTACCTGCGTCAGTTGGCGGAGGCGACTCAGGACCTCGTTCGGGCCGCCAACTCCCCACCGCAGTGCGAGGAGCGGAGGGCACTCGGCCCGGGCCGATGGAAAGTTCGGCGCCCTAGCCGCAACGCACTTCGCGGGATGGTGTTCGCCGTCGCGGTGGCCATCCTGATCATCGTCAGCTCCCTTCCGCGGCAGTGA
- a CDS encoding lantibiotic dehydratase translates to MSTAGRRLRYLSAQPAMLRAVCHPDTCPLPAVPDLTDRSASGVAAARAWIQAMWRLMEVQEPVRHASADLAHSLDLLVKNDAASTDEIFSVALSLLAYRTRLLTRAVPFGLFAGVAEIAFGSGATARWGEEHHAVARADGRWLTEVIGTLESIPALRERLWLVASDILTRRGDRLVLPWQSRRPDATGTEVLETSLRLEPEVRVLVDLAASPTPYGDLLDKVRAEAPRRAAEDVRALLDGLIAHRVLITCLQPPATETDALRYVLDQLERVRADRIPEAADLAAELHRIHQLMRAHNAAPAAHRAPLRQQLRDSMAPYSTAQPVAIDTLLDAEVVLPRQVAWEAERAAQLLARISPEPYGTPDWRAYRDRFLAEYGIGVAVPLLELTAPTGLGLPDGFHGTPTVGARAETLTTRDTELLAATQHAALTGSDLVLDDELAGRIAVGDPDRMSPPAHLELLFELHSASLGALSDGKFALAVRGTRGWGYFTGGRFAALLAQQPGSRLLDTLADRPVSTAGAKRAQLSFPGLTPAGLHITRTPLISPTVISLAEHRDPAAGTDRIELSDLAVLCDGHVLHLVSRSRRQVIEVGKLHPLQIECQSPAVVRFLEELSRGQAVRMVGPLGTLRPMNWGAADRLPELPRLKAGRVVLSPAMWSLNHAELPGPRAGFAEWEAGFSAWRAQRSIPVPDRVLLERFDVRIALDLSTPSDLALLRDQVTGVGPGPVRLVEGPAPGAFGWSSGRANEVVTLLRSAAPRRPAPDLRTLNEPREHVAHLPGASRYLHAHLYGPSQGREDLIADHLLALLADLGQPLWWTRPGAGQDPHLELTLRLPDAAGAGDAVRHLGTWAEHLVEAGALREMTLVPYRPHTGLWGDGPLLEAAEEIAAADSAAVARHLPPRPGTDRHLLAATHLLGIVHGFFGDREAGLAWLMAQPKLSGERLPTGVGQAAGRLADALTPTGDTPGASPWAVRHRALGAYGILVRRTDVVDADRVLDELLHLHCLRMLGPDPGAEQTARRLARGHAVAARETGPRPRSSPDRGPRNAAKPPPR, encoded by the coding sequence ATGAGCACCGCCGGCCGCCGTTTGCGCTACCTCAGCGCCCAGCCCGCCATGCTGCGGGCCGTCTGCCACCCCGACACCTGCCCGCTGCCCGCTGTCCCCGACCTGACCGACCGGTCGGCGTCCGGAGTCGCCGCCGCACGCGCCTGGATTCAGGCGATGTGGCGCCTCATGGAGGTCCAGGAGCCCGTGCGGCACGCCAGCGCCGACCTGGCCCACAGCCTGGACCTGCTCGTGAAGAACGATGCCGCGAGCACGGACGAGATCTTCAGCGTGGCGTTGTCGTTGCTCGCGTACCGCACCCGTCTGCTGACCCGGGCAGTGCCGTTCGGGCTCTTCGCCGGAGTCGCCGAGATCGCCTTCGGTTCCGGGGCCACAGCGCGGTGGGGTGAAGAACACCATGCGGTGGCCCGCGCGGACGGGCGCTGGCTCACCGAGGTCATCGGCACGCTGGAGTCGATTCCCGCTCTGCGGGAGCGCCTGTGGCTGGTCGCGTCGGACATCCTGACCCGGCGCGGAGATCGGCTCGTCCTGCCCTGGCAGTCGCGGCGCCCGGATGCCACCGGTACCGAGGTGCTGGAGACGTCCCTTCGGCTGGAGCCGGAAGTGCGGGTGCTCGTCGACCTCGCCGCCTCACCGACTCCGTACGGCGACCTCCTCGACAAGGTGCGCGCCGAGGCCCCCCGGCGTGCGGCCGAAGACGTACGCGCGTTACTCGACGGGCTCATCGCCCACCGGGTCCTGATCACCTGCCTGCAGCCTCCGGCCACGGAAACGGACGCCCTGCGCTACGTACTCGACCAGCTGGAGCGCGTGCGCGCGGACCGGATCCCCGAGGCCGCCGACCTGGCCGCCGAATTGCACCGCATCCACCAGCTGATGAGGGCGCACAACGCGGCGCCAGCGGCCCACCGCGCGCCCCTGCGCCAGCAACTCCGTGACTCGATGGCCCCCTACTCGACGGCGCAGCCGGTGGCCATCGACACCCTGCTGGACGCCGAGGTGGTCCTGCCCCGGCAGGTGGCATGGGAGGCCGAACGGGCCGCACAGCTGCTCGCGCGGATCAGCCCGGAGCCCTACGGCACTCCCGACTGGCGTGCGTACCGCGACCGCTTCCTCGCCGAGTACGGGATCGGCGTCGCGGTACCGCTGCTGGAGCTGACCGCGCCCACGGGCCTGGGCCTGCCGGATGGTTTCCACGGCACGCCGACCGTCGGAGCCAGGGCGGAGACCCTGACCACCCGCGACACGGAACTCCTCGCGGCCACCCAGCACGCGGCCCTGACCGGATCCGATCTCGTACTCGACGACGAGCTGGCCGGCCGGATCGCCGTCGGCGACCCGGACCGCATGTCCCCGCCCGCGCACCTGGAGCTGCTGTTCGAGCTGCACAGTGCGTCGCTCGGCGCCCTGTCGGACGGGAAGTTCGCGCTCGCCGTACGCGGCACGCGGGGATGGGGCTACTTCACGGGCGGGAGGTTCGCCGCGCTGCTCGCCCAGCAGCCCGGCAGCCGCCTGCTTGACACGCTCGCTGACCGGCCGGTCAGCACCGCGGGAGCGAAGCGCGCACAGCTCTCCTTCCCGGGACTGACCCCGGCCGGCCTGCACATCACCCGCACGCCCCTCATCTCGCCCACCGTCATCTCCCTGGCAGAGCACCGGGATCCGGCCGCCGGCACCGACCGGATCGAGCTGTCCGATCTTGCCGTGCTGTGCGACGGACACGTCCTGCACCTGGTCTCCCGCTCGCGGCGGCAGGTCATCGAGGTGGGGAAGTTGCATCCGCTGCAGATCGAGTGCCAGTCGCCCGCGGTCGTCCGGTTCCTGGAGGAGCTGTCGCGTGGCCAGGCCGTGCGGATGGTCGGCCCGCTGGGCACTCTGCGGCCCATGAACTGGGGGGCCGCCGACCGTCTGCCCGAGCTGCCGCGGCTCAAGGCCGGACGGGTCGTCCTCAGCCCCGCGATGTGGAGCCTCAACCACGCCGAACTGCCCGGCCCCCGCGCAGGCTTCGCCGAGTGGGAGGCCGGTTTTTCCGCCTGGCGGGCCCAGCGCAGCATCCCCGTCCCCGATCGGGTGCTGCTGGAACGCTTCGACGTCCGCATCGCCCTGGACCTCAGCACGCCCAGCGACCTCGCGCTCCTCAGGGATCAGGTGACCGGCGTCGGGCCGGGCCCCGTCCGTCTCGTCGAAGGCCCGGCCCCGGGCGCCTTCGGCTGGTCCAGCGGCCGAGCCAACGAGGTCGTCACCCTCCTGCGGTCGGCTGCCCCGCGCCGACCCGCGCCCGATCTGCGCACCCTGAACGAGCCGCGCGAGCATGTGGCGCATCTGCCGGGCGCCTCGCGCTACCTCCACGCCCACCTGTATGGACCGTCCCAGGGCCGCGAGGACCTGATCGCCGATCACCTGCTCGCGCTGCTGGCCGACCTGGGGCAACCGCTGTGGTGGACCCGGCCCGGCGCCGGTCAGGATCCGCATCTGGAACTGACCCTGCGCCTACCCGATGCCGCCGGGGCCGGGGACGCGGTGCGCCACCTCGGCACGTGGGCCGAGCACCTCGTCGAGGCGGGAGCCCTGCGCGAGATGACGCTGGTGCCCTACCGGCCGCACACCGGATTGTGGGGCGACGGCCCGCTGCTGGAGGCCGCCGAGGAGATCGCGGCGGCCGACTCCGCGGCCGTCGCCCGCCACCTTCCCCCGCGTCCCGGAACGGACCGGCATCTCCTCGCAGCGACCCACCTTCTCGGCATCGTCCACGGATTCTTCGGTGACCGGGAGGCCGGGCTGGCCTGGCTGATGGCGCAGCCGAAACTGTCCGGCGAGCGGCTGCCGACCGGCGTCGGGCAGGCGGCCGGCCGCCTGGCGGACGCGCTGACGCCCACCGGGGACACCCCGGGGGCCTCACCGTGGGCGGTGCGCCACCGTGCGCTCGGCGCCTACGGGATCCTCGTGCGCCGCACCGACGTGGTAGACGCCGACCGCGTGCTGGATGAACTCCTGCATCTGCACTGCCTGCGGATGCTCGGCCCCGATCCGGGCGCCGAGCAGACCGCGCGGCGGCTCGCCCGCGGCCACGCTGTAGCGGCCCGGGAGACGGGGCCCCGTCCGCGCTCCTCCCCGGATCGGGGTCCGAGGAACGCGGCGAAGCCGCCCCCGCGGTGA
- a CDS encoding glycoside hydrolase family 15 protein — protein sequence MRSVGRIEDQAFIGNMRTGAHVDRDGAITMLSPGRFDAPAVFARLLGSEEHGLWRVGPAADGPAPVADRRRYLPGTLVLESTWITRDGTVQLVDFMPTAGQAPHVVRIVRGISGRVTMRSLLRARPDYGRHVPAVRAQGRRASVDLDPGRLWLDTPAPTQATDDDLLTEFEVSEGETLSLTLTWSPDTDAPPPLPDTTGLLKETVDFWREWISQSTYAGPHRDAFEQCLITLKALTYAPTGAIVAAATTSLPEEIGGIRNWDYRYCWLRDSAFIVEAFLACGFIDEARAWIDWLRIAIGGRPDLIQVMYGVGGERDLLETILDWLPGHEGSTPVRTGNAAAKQLQVDVYGEVISALYEAQLRDPSLAPAVGPMITDLAACLEDLWSEPDEGIWEVRGDRRHFVHSKVMAWVAYDRAVKLIDAGHARGPAERWRALREEIHAQVCLLGYDEQRGTFTQSYGSTELDAALLQMVAVGFLPPTDKRIIGTVEAVQRDLSIQGGFLLRYHTRGAVPGRDGLPGDEGAFLICSGWLVSALARIGRVDEAEILLDGLLSTSNDVGLMSEEWDPQKQRQLGNFPQGFSHLAVILAALAVHAARGGHALAVGADR from the coding sequence ATGCGGTCGGTGGGGCGGATCGAGGACCAGGCGTTCATCGGGAACATGCGTACCGGCGCGCACGTCGACCGGGACGGCGCCATCACCATGCTGTCCCCCGGGAGGTTCGACGCGCCGGCGGTCTTCGCCCGGCTACTGGGCAGCGAGGAACACGGCCTGTGGCGCGTGGGTCCCGCTGCGGACGGGCCGGCGCCGGTGGCGGACCGGCGCCGGTACCTGCCGGGCACCCTGGTCCTGGAGTCCACCTGGATCACCCGGGACGGCACCGTGCAGCTGGTCGACTTCATGCCGACCGCCGGGCAGGCGCCGCACGTGGTCCGGATCGTGCGGGGCATCAGCGGGCGGGTCACGATGCGGTCCCTGCTTCGCGCCCGCCCCGACTACGGCCGCCACGTCCCGGCCGTGCGTGCCCAGGGCCGCCGGGCGAGCGTCGACCTCGATCCGGGCCGCCTGTGGCTCGACACCCCCGCCCCCACCCAGGCCACCGACGACGACCTGCTGACGGAGTTCGAGGTGTCCGAGGGCGAGACCCTCTCGCTCACCCTGACGTGGTCGCCGGACACCGACGCCCCGCCACCGCTGCCGGACACCACCGGCCTCCTCAAGGAGACCGTCGACTTCTGGCGGGAGTGGATCAGCCAGTCCACTTACGCCGGACCGCACCGGGACGCGTTCGAGCAGTGCCTCATCACGCTCAAGGCCCTCACCTACGCGCCGACCGGCGCGATCGTGGCGGCGGCGACGACCTCGCTGCCCGAAGAGATCGGCGGAATCCGCAACTGGGACTACCGCTACTGCTGGCTGCGGGACAGCGCCTTCATCGTCGAGGCGTTCCTGGCCTGCGGATTCATCGACGAGGCGCGGGCCTGGATCGACTGGCTGCGTATCGCGATCGGCGGACGCCCCGATCTGATCCAGGTGATGTACGGGGTGGGCGGCGAACGCGACCTGCTCGAGACCATCCTCGACTGGCTCCCCGGTCACGAAGGCTCCACCCCGGTCCGCACCGGCAACGCCGCCGCCAAGCAGCTCCAGGTCGACGTCTACGGCGAGGTCATCAGCGCCCTCTACGAGGCGCAGCTGCGTGACCCGTCGCTGGCGCCGGCCGTCGGGCCGATGATCACCGACCTGGCCGCCTGTCTGGAGGATCTGTGGTCGGAGCCGGATGAGGGGATCTGGGAAGTGCGCGGCGACCGGCGGCACTTCGTGCACTCCAAGGTGATGGCGTGGGTGGCGTACGACCGTGCGGTCAAGCTCATCGACGCCGGTCACGCCCGCGGTCCGGCGGAGCGGTGGCGGGCCTTGCGCGAGGAGATCCACGCCCAGGTGTGCCTGCTCGGCTACGACGAGCAGCGGGGCACCTTCACGCAGTCCTACGGGTCGACGGAGCTGGATGCGGCGCTGCTGCAGATGGTGGCCGTCGGCTTCCTGCCGCCCACCGACAAGCGGATCATCGGCACCGTCGAAGCTGTTCAGCGGGATCTGTCCATCCAGGGCGGCTTCCTGCTGCGCTACCACACCCGCGGCGCGGTGCCCGGCCGTGACGGACTGCCCGGTGACGAGGGCGCGTTCTTGATCTGCTCGGGCTGGCTGGTCTCGGCGCTGGCCCGGATCGGGCGGGTGGACGAGGCCGAGATCCTCCTCGACGGTCTGCTCAGCACCAGCAACGACGTCGGGTTGATGTCCGAGGAGTGGGACCCGCAAAAGCAGCGGCAACTCGGCAACTTCCCGCAGGGCTTTTCGCACTT